A stretch of the Lolium perenne isolate Kyuss_39 chromosome 3, Kyuss_2.0, whole genome shotgun sequence genome encodes the following:
- the LOC127340989 gene encoding uncharacterized protein, whose amino-acid sequence MKAAVATDVTVDLAGLDCTLCLDLLRPPVFQCAAGHVICSTCYEKLLEKDYCQLCSVSASYSRCFAVERVLQSVKVRCSNAGYGCMAKMPYYEIQDHEMNCLKGFCDFSGSNIVQSMPLHHGLPTDCYTLVIPKVSPSVRMNISINNHESKIGNREDKRMHDKKTSNCDNKSSTRSVVKMGPCGGGGGNAWKMDMCGINRIVKVVVRHGTAVDAMSVFYEQEGQEKKTKLWGGTGGKRSEICLKPGEYLTSVKGHYGLYNNWFVIRSLTFVSNRRNFGPYGKEEGSPFKLPATGGKIIGFHGRSGGLLDALGTYVKMG is encoded by the exons TGTGCCGCTGGTCATGTTATTTGTTCGACCTGCTATGAGAAGCTCCTGGAGAAAGACTATTGCCAGCTGTGCTCGGTCAGCGCCAGCTACAGCAGGTGCTTTGCAGTAGAGCGTGTCCTGCAGTCTGTCAAGGTCCGATGCTCCAATGCTGGGTATGGATGCATGGCCAAGATGCCCTACTATGAGATTCAGGATCACGAGATGAACTGCCTGAAAGGATTTTGTGACTTCAGTGGGTCAAACATCGTGCAGTCCATGCCCCTGCACCATGGGTTACCAACGGACTGCTACACACTTGTGATCCCAAAGG TTTCTCCATCCGTAAGAATGAACATCAGTATCAACAATCATGAGAGCAAGATCGGCAATCGTGAGGACAAGAGGATGCATGATAAGAAGACTTCAAATTGTGATAATAAGAGTTCAACG AGATCTGTTGTGAAGATGGGTCcctgtggaggtggtggtggcaatgcttGGAAGATGGACATGTGTGGCATCAACCGCATTGTGAAGGTGGTTGTCCGCCACGGCACCGCGGTTGATGCCATGTCGGTGTTCTATGAGCAGGAAGGCCAGGAGAAGAAGACCAAGCTCTGGGGAGGAACTGGAGGAAAACGCTCAGAG ATCTGCCTGAAGCCGGGCGAGTATTTGACAAGTGTCAAAGGCCACTACGGCTTGTACAACAACTGGTTCGTCATACGGTCGCTCACTTTCGTGAGCAACCGTCGCAATTTCGGGCCATATGGGAAGGAGGAAGGGTCGCCATTCAAGCTCCCTGCGACTGGTGGAAAGATCATTGGCTTCCACGGGCGCTCCGGTGGCCTCCTGGACGCTCTTGGCACCTATGTCAAGATGGGCTAG